The nucleotide window TGTAGGAGTGCGGGTAATACACAGCCATCAGCTCGGGGCGGTGCAGGCCGGCAATGTCGTCGCAGGTGGCAAAGCCCAGGCGGTAAGCTTTGGTTTCCTCATTCACGCACACCAGCACCGGGCGGTTGAACTTCTGGTTGTCGCCCACGAAGGCATCAAACAAGTCCTTCAGGCTGGAGTAGATGATGCTGACCAGCGGGGTGCGGTGCAGAATCCGCTCGGCCAGTACCAGCAAAGGGCGCACGGCCAGGGAGCGGGCAATAAACCCCACGACAGTGACGAGCACGAACATGGTGAGCAGCCCCAGGCCCGGGTATTTTTCACTGTCGATGTTCATCAGCCCGTCGATCCAGAAAAACAGGGCCACCAGGATGTACACCGTCAGCACGATGGGCGCTACCAGCAGCAGCCCATTGAGGAAATATTTGATGAGTTTACCCATAACAGGCGGAAGCTACGCAAGAAAGCCCGGCCAAAACGGCCGGGCCTGAGAAAATTACCACATTCGGGCCCGACGCCTAAGCTACACGGCCGCTTCGGGCACAATCGAAATCCGGTCGGCTACGCGCTGCATCAGCCACATGGGCGTGCTGGTAGCCCCGCAGATGCCTACCGAGTGCGCCGCCTCAAACCAGGATTCATCCAGTTCCTGCTCGTTTTCCACGAAGTAGCTGCGCGGGTTGGTTTGATTGACGACCGAGAACAGGGCCTTGCCATTGGAGCTTTTGCGCCCGCTCACGAAGATGATAACGTCGTGTTCAGTAGCAAAGCGGCGCAGAGCCGGCTCGCGGTTGCTTACCTGCCGGCAGATGCTGTCGTTGGCATCAAAGGCCTCCAGGGAGCCGCCAGCCGCCTGAATGCGTTCCTCTATGAGCTGCTTCATGCGGTAGAAGCCCGCCGTGCTTTTGGTGGTCTGGCTGAACAGGGTAACGGGCCGCGTGAAGTCAATCTGGTCGAGGTCTTCCTCGTGCATGACAATGATGGCGCGGTTGCCGGTCTGTCCGTTCAGGCCCGTCACCTCGGCGTGCCCAGGCTGGCCGTAGAGCACAATCTGACCATCCTGCCGCGTGGTGGCATCAAAGGCGTGCTTCACGCGGTTCTGGAGCTTGAGCACCACCGGGCAGGAAGCATCAATCAGCTCCAGGTTATTTTCCAGGGCCAGCTGATAGGTTTCCGGCGGCTCGCCATGGGCCCGGATCAGCACTTTGCAGTCGTGCAGGGTGCCGAGTTGCTCCCGGTCGATGATGCGCAAACCCAGGGCGTGCAGGCGCTCCACTTCCATACGGTTGTGCACAATGTCGCCCAGGCAATACAGCGTCGGCTCGTGCGCCAGCTCGTCTTCGGCCATCTGAATGGCAAATTCGACGCCGAAGCAGTAGCCGGAATTTTTATCGATGGTAACGTTCATGGATTCTGTTTCTACAACGCAAGCCCGCGTTTAGTGCAACTTTCGCGCCCGAATATGAACAGCCGCTAGCGCACGGATTCACTGCCGGCCCACCAGCCGGAGTTGGCGGCGGCCGTAGCCAGTAGTACGGCCGAAACGCGTTCCAGGACGAAATCAACCTGCTCGTCGATGGTGATGTGCGAGGTGTCGAGCAGCACCGCGTCGGAAGCCCGCCGCAGGGGACTTTCGGCCCGCGTGGAGTCAAGGTGGTCCCGCTTCACGAGGTTGTCGATGATGTCTTCCAGCGCTACCTGCTCGCCCTTCACGGCCAGCTCTTCCTGGCGGCGCAGGGCGCGCGTGCGGGTGTCAGCCGTCATAAATATCTTCACCTCGGCGTCCGGAAATACGGTGGTGCCAATGTCGCGCCCGTCCATCACGATGCCGCGCTTGCGGCCCATACGCTGCTGCTGGCGCACCATGGCGTGGCGCACGGCCGGAATCACCGACACCTCACTCACGGAGTTGGAAATGCGCATCTGCCGGATTTCGTCTTCGCGGATGGTGCCGTCCAGGCACAGCTCGTTGCGGCCCGTGCGGCGGTTGCGCTTAAACGAAATCGTCATATCGTGCAGAGCCTGCTCGATGCGCGGCAAATCATCGAAACTGATGCTGTGCTCCAGCAAATACAGCGTCACTGCCCGGTACATGGCTCCCGTGTCGATGTAGGCGTAGCCTAACTCAGCGGCAACGGCCTTGGCCGTGGTGCTTTTTCCGCACGAGGAATAGCCATCAATGGCAATGACGAGTTGTTTCATGATGAAATGGATCGGCGCGGGGGCAAAGGTAGCGGTATCCACGTTCTCCGCGTTACGGCTACCGGCGCCAACGTGGGCGCCACCTCCCGAAACAAGCTCAATACGGCATCGACGGCGCCGTGCAACAGCTGTTTTTCGACGGTTCCGAAGGGGTTGATGAAGGTGCGGCTGCCCAGCCGGATGCCCACTTCGCCGCTGTCGGTGCGGTGCCAGTGGCCCCCAAACGTGCGGGCAATGCACTCGCCCAGGAAACACCCAAGGGCATTGATGACGCCGGCCTGCTCGGTGGCAGGCACGCTGGCGCGCTCTTTTTCAATGAACTGAGCCAGCGTTTGCACGGCTTTTTCGTCGAAGGACGAAATGTTCAGGTTTTGCCGCACTGCTTCGGCGGCTGCACGTAGTTCTTCCACTGCTCGTTGCGACCAGCTTCTCAGCTGACCAGTTTACTCAACCATAGGTGTCTTTCCGGGTGGACTCAGGGTGGGTTGAGTAAGTATATTTAAACGGCGCGGAAAAATGAAATTTTTGTTTGAAAATTCTTATTTAATCCAGCTTTTACGCTGTCCGGTAGTTGCCAAACGGGCCGGAATACCAGCAAAAAAACCGGCCACCGACTGTTCCCGGCCCTTGGTGAGCTGCTCACTCACCAGGTAGAAGGGGTTGAAAAATAATTTACCCGCCAGGCCCACGCCCGTGCTGCCATCGGGCCCGGCGGCCCATTCCCCCTGATAGGTATCTACCAGGCACTGGCCCAGAAAACAGCCCAGCGCCATCACCACGCCTTCGCGTTCGGCGGGCTGGATGGTGGCGCGTTGCGCTTCGATGAAGTCGGTGAGACGCTGCACGGCGGGGGCATCGAAGGCGTTTACCTGAAGCTGCTGGCGCACGGCCTCGGCGGCGGCGTGCAGGGCAGCAAGGGGAGATTCGGAAGGCATAGAAAATAGTTAGGCGTGAGGCCTGTTACGCACGCAATAGTAGCCCTAATGACTTTCACAGGGGCAGGGAATCTTGCCGCTCTTGGCTTTGCGCTTGTAGGAGGCCGTTTTCTTTTGCAGGGACGAGTGGCGCGCGCAGCCCGTGGCGCCACCGCCCACGGAAAGCAGCATGCACGCGACCAAAAACAGGGAAATACTCTTTCTCACGGCGAAAACCTTGCTGAAATGTACGTAAAGTTAAGGTTCTTTACCCCGCAACGCCACCCGTTGCCTTTGTAGTGTGCTGCCTATGTCTGCCGATTTCTCCCTGCTGGCCAATGTGGTCGATTTGTTTGCCAACACCATCCGCCCCGCTACGGTGCGCGTAGCTGCCGGGCGTATTGCGGCCGTTGAGCCTACTGGTGCCACTGAGCCCGATGCGACCCTGCCCTACGCCCTGCCCGGCTTCGTGGATGCCCACGTGCACGTGGAAAGCTCCCTGCTGGTACCCTCGGAGTTTGCCCGACTGGCGGTGACGCACGGGACCGTGGCGACCGTGTCCGACCCGCACGAAATCGGGAACGTGCTGGGCGTGGCGGGCGTGCAGTACATGCTCCAAAACGGGGCGCAGGTGCCGTTCAAGTTCTGCTTTGGGGCTCCGTCGTGCGTGCCGGCCACGCCCTTCGAAACAGCCGGGGCCGAAATAACCGCCGCTGACATCGAGCTATTGTTCAAAGAGCACCCCGAAATCGGCTACCTGGCCGAGATGATGAACTGGCCTGGCGTGCTCAGCCGCGACGCCGGCGTGATGGAGAAAATCAGGCTGGCCCAACAGTACGGGCGCCCGGTGGATGGGCACGCGCCCGGTCTGCGCGGCGAAGATGCCCGCCGCTACGCCGGAGCCGGCATCAGCACCGACCACGAGTGCTTCACAGCCGAAGAAGCCCTCGACAAGCTAGCCGTGGGCATGAAAATCCTGATTCGGGAGGGCTCAGCGG belongs to Hymenobacter sp. J193 and includes:
- a CDS encoding DUF502 domain-containing protein; translation: MGKLIKYFLNGLLLVAPIVLTVYILVALFFWIDGLMNIDSEKYPGLGLLTMFVLVTVVGFIARSLAVRPLLVLAERILHRTPLVSIIYSSLKDLFDAFVGDNQKFNRPVLVCVNEETKAYRLGFATCDDIAGLHRPELMAVYYPHSYNFSGELQLVPKESVTYLELPSSEVMKFIVSGGVSKL
- a CDS encoding 4-hydroxy-3-methylbut-2-enyl diphosphate reductase, whose amino-acid sequence is MNVTIDKNSGYCFGVEFAIQMAEDELAHEPTLYCLGDIVHNRMEVERLHALGLRIIDREQLGTLHDCKVLIRAHGEPPETYQLALENNLELIDASCPVVLKLQNRVKHAFDATTRQDGQIVLYGQPGHAEVTGLNGQTGNRAIIVMHEEDLDQIDFTRPVTLFSQTTKSTAGFYRMKQLIEERIQAAGGSLEAFDANDSICRQVSNREPALRRFATEHDVIIFVSGRKSSNGKALFSVVNQTNPRSYFVENEQELDESWFEAAHSVGICGATSTPMWLMQRVADRISIVPEAAV
- the cmk gene encoding (d)CMP kinase; this encodes MKQLVIAIDGYSSCGKSTTAKAVAAELGYAYIDTGAMYRAVTLYLLEHSISFDDLPRIEQALHDMTISFKRNRRTGRNELCLDGTIREDEIRQMRISNSVSEVSVIPAVRHAMVRQQQRMGRKRGIVMDGRDIGTTVFPDAEVKIFMTADTRTRALRRQEELAVKGEQVALEDIIDNLVKRDHLDSTRAESPLRRASDAVLLDTSHITIDEQVDFVLERVSAVLLATAAANSGWWAGSESVR